A single region of the Pseudomonas mandelii genome encodes:
- a CDS encoding nitric oxide reductase activation protein NorD, with product MAFTVELEEWVGSVWHRFITRRASPDFPEARVELASQQRPLALLFRAMGGASGIGVEAASDRDLLLRRNVLQQIAGTCKQVPLAWCDASNLRLPSSLAVFPEVALNEELYRWLALLAAQAGQMRHWGRDNQRWTQLLLGRYPALRARYKRLVDAHLQLRPDPATLSRGEAALERALCQALREPGSVEHFPRSERAAWPLPLWLYPPQNLASPQAADLGEESEESLTTPPGEQKGASKRAKRIDESTRDGGLLIVRLENLFSWTEHVDLDRWSDDSEDPDAAKVAEDLDELSLSRTRLRKGGGLKLHLDLPPADVDDIPLGEGIKLPEWDYRKQQMQVAFVNLQMMVPRDCEAQPLPPRLKASAHRLRHQFEHLRNDRQWLRKQPQGFELDMQAWLDFHVEREHGQCAERGLFMEQRQTRRDLACLLLADVSMSTDAHLNDEHRVIDVIRDSLLLFGETLSVLGDDFALYGFSSLRRHQVRMQELKSFTQRYDDNTRGRIQGLKPGYYTRMGAAIRQATQLLGKSKRRSKLLLLLTDGKPNDLDLYEGRYGVEDTREAVLEARRKGLTPFCITIDREAGDYLPYMFGANGYTLIRQPEQLPLRLPQLYRQLTQP from the coding sequence ATGGCCTTTACCGTCGAACTGGAAGAGTGGGTCGGCAGCGTCTGGCATCGCTTCATCACCCGGCGCGCCAGCCCGGACTTCCCCGAAGCACGCGTTGAACTGGCCAGCCAGCAACGTCCGCTGGCGCTGCTGTTTCGCGCCATGGGCGGTGCCAGTGGTATCGGTGTCGAAGCCGCCAGCGACCGCGATCTGCTGTTGCGGCGCAACGTGTTGCAGCAGATCGCCGGCACCTGCAAGCAAGTGCCCCTGGCGTGGTGCGATGCGAGCAACCTTCGTCTACCGTCGAGCCTCGCGGTGTTTCCCGAAGTCGCACTGAACGAAGAACTCTATCGTTGGCTCGCCTTGCTGGCGGCACAGGCCGGCCAGATGCGGCACTGGGGACGGGACAATCAACGCTGGACGCAACTGCTGTTAGGGCGTTATCCCGCGTTGCGTGCCCGGTACAAACGTCTGGTCGATGCTCACCTGCAATTGCGCCCGGATCCGGCCACATTGAGTCGTGGCGAAGCGGCCCTGGAACGGGCGTTATGCCAGGCGCTGCGCGAGCCCGGCAGTGTCGAACATTTTCCCCGCAGCGAACGGGCCGCGTGGCCGCTGCCGCTGTGGTTGTACCCGCCGCAAAACCTCGCGAGCCCTCAGGCTGCCGACCTGGGGGAGGAGTCCGAAGAATCGTTGACGACCCCACCCGGTGAGCAAAAGGGCGCAAGCAAACGCGCCAAGCGGATAGATGAAAGCACCCGCGACGGCGGGTTGTTAATCGTGCGTCTGGAGAACCTGTTCAGCTGGACCGAACACGTGGACCTGGATCGCTGGTCGGACGACAGCGAGGACCCGGACGCGGCCAAAGTCGCCGAGGACCTCGACGAGTTGAGCCTGTCGCGCACCCGTCTGCGCAAGGGCGGCGGCCTCAAGCTGCACCTGGATTTACCGCCGGCCGATGTCGACGATATTCCCCTGGGCGAGGGCATCAAGTTGCCGGAGTGGGACTATCGCAAACAGCAGATGCAAGTCGCCTTCGTCAATCTGCAAATGATGGTGCCCCGGGACTGCGAGGCGCAGCCACTGCCGCCACGGCTGAAAGCTTCGGCGCACCGTCTGCGGCACCAGTTCGAGCACCTGCGCAATGACCGCCAATGGTTACGCAAGCAACCCCAAGGGTTTGAACTGGATATGCAGGCCTGGCTGGATTTTCACGTTGAACGCGAGCATGGCCAGTGTGCGGAACGCGGTTTGTTCATGGAACAACGGCAGACACGCCGTGACCTGGCGTGCCTGTTGCTGGCCGATGTGTCGATGTCCACCGACGCGCACCTGAACGATGAGCATCGGGTGATTGATGTCATCCGCGACAGCTTGCTGCTGTTCGGTGAGACCCTGTCGGTGCTCGGTGACGATTTCGCCCTGTACGGGTTTTCCTCGTTGCGCCGTCATCAAGTGCGGATGCAGGAACTCAAGTCTTTCACCCAGCGTTATGACGACAACACCCGCGGTCGTATTCAAGGGCTCAAACCGGGTTATTACACGCGCATGGGCGCCGCCATCCGCCAGGCCACCCAACTGCTGGGCAAGAGCAAGCGCCGCAGCAAATTGTTGCTGCTGCTCACGGATGGCAAACCGAATGATCTGGACTTGTATGAGGGACGTTACGGTGTTGAAGACACCCGCGAAGCGGTGCTGGAGGCGCGGCGCAAGGGGTTGACGCCGTTTTGCATCACGATTGATCGCGAGGCCGGGGATTACCTGCCTTACATGTTCGGCGCCAATGGCTACACCTTGATCCGTCAGCCCGAGCAATTACCCCTGCGATTGCCGCAGCTGTACCGCCAGTTGACCCAACCTTGA